The proteins below are encoded in one region of Mycobacterium pseudokansasii:
- the lysX gene encoding bifunctional lysylphosphatidylglycerol synthetase/lysine--tRNA ligase LysX has product MESGPASRYHWVPAAAGWTVGVIATLSLLASMSPLIRWLIKVPREFINSYLFNFPDTSFAWSFVLALLAAALTARKRIAWLLLLGNMVLAAFLNAADIAAGGNTAAENFGENLGFAVHVVAIVVLVLGYREFWAKVRRGALFKAAAVLLAGGTIGILISWGLVELFPGSLAAPDRLPYVANRVIGFALADPDLFTGRPHVFLNAIFGLFGAFALIAATIVLFQSQRADNALTGEDESAIRGLLELYGNSDSLGYFATRRDKSVVFAPSGRAAVTYRVEIGVCLASGDPVGDPRAWPQAIDAWLRLCQTYGWSPGVMGASSQGAQTYREAGLNALELGDEAILRPADFKLSGPEMRGVRQAVTRARRAGLTVRVRRHRDISAAEMEQTIARADAWRDTETERGFSMALGRLGDPADSDCLLVEALDPDNRVVAMLSLVPWGTTGVSLDLMRRSPESPNGTIELMVSELALHAESLGLSRISLNFAMFRSAFEQGAQLGAGPVARLWRWLLIFFSRWWQIETLYRSNQKYQPEWVPRYACYEDARLIPKVGVASVIAEGFLVLPFSRRNKAHTGHHPAVPEPLAATGLLHPDGSAPDITELQQVDLTDDEVGRRLPEQVRVRLNKLKTLRRNGIDAYPVGRSPSHTVAQAMDADDKATLSVSGRILRVRHYGGVLFAHLRDWTGEMQVLLDNSCLQQGRAADFNAIIDLGDLVEMTGHMGSSKRGTRSLIVSSWRLIGKCLRPLPNKWKGLTDPEARVRTRYVDLAVNAESRDLLTARSTVLRSVRETLFAKGFIEVETPILQQVHGGAAARPFVTHINSYSMDLFLRIAPELYLKRLCVGGVERVFELGRAFRNEGVDFSHNPEFTLLEAYQAHADYLVWLDSCRELIQDAAQAANGAPIAMRPTPDGLQPVDISGVWPVKTVHDAVSEALGEHIDADTNLATLRRLSDAAHIPYRAQWDAGAVVLELYEHLVESRTERPTFYIDFPTSVSPLTRPHRSKLGVAERWDLVAWGIELATAYSELTDPVEQRRRLHEQSLLAAGGDPEAMQLDEDFLQALEYAMPPTGGLGMGVDRVVMLITGRSIRETLPFPLAKPH; this is encoded by the coding sequence ATGGAGAGCGGGCCCGCCTCCCGGTATCACTGGGTTCCCGCAGCAGCAGGCTGGACCGTCGGAGTCATCGCGACGCTGTCGCTGCTGGCGAGCATGTCGCCGCTGATTCGCTGGCTCATCAAGGTTCCACGGGAGTTCATCAACAGCTACCTGTTCAACTTTCCCGACACCAGCTTCGCGTGGTCGTTCGTGCTGGCCTTGCTGGCCGCAGCGCTGACCGCACGCAAACGAATTGCCTGGTTGCTGTTGCTGGGAAACATGGTGCTTGCCGCCTTCTTGAACGCCGCCGATATCGCCGCCGGTGGCAATACCGCAGCCGAAAACTTCGGTGAGAACCTCGGTTTCGCGGTCCACGTGGTCGCGATTGTCGTGCTGGTGCTGGGTTATCGCGAGTTCTGGGCCAAGGTGCGCAGGGGCGCATTGTTCAAAGCGGCCGCCGTGCTGTTAGCCGGTGGAACCATCGGAATCCTGATTTCCTGGGGCTTGGTAGAACTGTTTCCCGGATCGCTTGCGGCGCCCGACCGGCTACCCTACGTGGCCAACCGGGTGATCGGATTCGCGCTCGCCGATCCCGACCTGTTCACCGGGCGGCCGCACGTCTTCCTCAACGCCATCTTCGGTCTGTTCGGCGCCTTCGCCCTGATCGCGGCCACCATCGTGCTGTTCCAGTCGCAACGCGCCGACAACGCACTGACCGGAGAAGACGAGTCGGCCATCCGCGGATTGCTGGAGTTGTACGGCAACAGCGACTCACTGGGCTACTTCGCCACTCGTCGCGACAAGTCGGTGGTATTCGCGCCCAGTGGCCGCGCCGCCGTCACTTACCGCGTCGAGATCGGAGTCTGTCTGGCCAGCGGCGACCCGGTGGGCGACCCCCGGGCTTGGCCGCAAGCCATCGATGCATGGTTACGGCTGTGCCAGACCTACGGCTGGTCCCCCGGCGTCATGGGCGCCAGTTCCCAAGGGGCTCAGACATATCGCGAAGCGGGCCTGAACGCGCTGGAGCTGGGTGACGAGGCGATTCTACGGCCAGCAGATTTCAAGTTGTCCGGCCCGGAGATGCGCGGCGTGCGCCAAGCCGTGACCCGGGCGCGCAGGGCCGGGTTGACGGTGCGCGTCCGTCGACACCGCGACATTTCTGCAGCGGAAATGGAACAAACCATCGCGCGCGCTGATGCCTGGCGCGACACCGAAACCGAACGTGGCTTCTCGATGGCGCTGGGCCGCCTTGGCGACCCGGCGGACTCCGACTGTCTGCTCGTCGAGGCGCTCGACCCGGACAACCGGGTGGTGGCGATGCTGTCGCTGGTGCCGTGGGGCACCACCGGCGTCTCCCTGGACTTGATGCGTCGCTCTCCGGAATCGCCTAACGGCACCATCGAACTCATGGTCAGCGAGCTTGCGCTGCACGCCGAAAGCCTTGGCCTCAGCCGTATCTCGCTGAACTTTGCGATGTTTCGGTCCGCCTTCGAACAGGGCGCGCAACTCGGCGCCGGCCCGGTTGCCCGGCTGTGGCGATGGCTGCTGATTTTCTTCTCCCGCTGGTGGCAGATCGAAACGCTCTACCGGTCCAACCAGAAGTACCAACCCGAATGGGTGCCCCGCTACGCCTGTTACGAGGACGCGCGACTGATACCCAAGGTGGGTGTCGCCTCGGTGATCGCCGAGGGCTTCCTGGTCTTACCGTTCAGCCGACGCAACAAAGCGCACACCGGGCACCACCCTGCGGTGCCCGAACCGCTGGCAGCCACCGGATTGTTACATCCCGACGGCTCGGCACCCGATATCACCGAGCTACAGCAGGTGGACCTCACCGACGACGAAGTTGGGCGTCGCCTGCCCGAGCAGGTCCGGGTTCGACTGAACAAGCTAAAAACCTTGCGGCGCAACGGTATTGATGCCTATCCGGTAGGCCGTTCACCCAGTCACACAGTCGCACAGGCGATGGACGCGGACGACAAGGCCACGCTGTCGGTGTCCGGACGCATACTGCGGGTACGCCATTACGGCGGCGTGTTGTTCGCGCACCTGCGCGACTGGACCGGTGAAATGCAAGTGCTGCTTGATAATTCATGCCTGCAGCAGGGCCGCGCTGCGGATTTCAACGCCATCATCGACCTCGGTGACCTGGTGGAGATGACCGGGCACATGGGCTCGAGCAAACGGGGAACCAGATCACTGATCGTGTCCAGCTGGCGGCTGATCGGTAAATGCCTGCGGCCCTTGCCGAACAAGTGGAAGGGGTTGACCGATCCCGAGGCCCGAGTGCGGACCCGCTATGTCGATCTGGCGGTCAACGCCGAATCCCGTGACCTGCTCACCGCACGCAGCACGGTACTGCGCTCGGTCCGGGAAACACTGTTCGCCAAGGGCTTTATCGAAGTCGAGACGCCCATCCTGCAGCAGGTGCACGGCGGAGCCGCCGCCAGACCATTCGTCACGCACATCAACAGTTATTCGATGGACCTGTTCCTGCGCATAGCGCCGGAGTTGTACCTCAAGCGGCTGTGCGTCGGCGGCGTGGAACGAGTATTCGAACTGGGCCGGGCCTTTCGGAACGAGGGCGTCGACTTCAGTCACAACCCTGAGTTCACCTTGCTCGAGGCCTATCAAGCACATGCGGATTACCTGGTGTGGCTGGACAGCTGTCGCGAGCTCATCCAAGACGCCGCTCAGGCCGCCAACGGTGCACCGATCGCGATGCGGCCCACCCCCGACGGCTTGCAGCCGGTCGACATCTCCGGCGTCTGGCCGGTCAAGACGGTGCACGACGCGGTTTCTGAAGCCCTCGGTGAGCACATTGACGCCGACACCAACTTGGCGACGCTGCGTAGGTTGTCCGATGCGGCCCACATCCCCTATCGCGCGCAGTGGGATGCCGGCGCCGTGGTGCTCGAGCTGTACGAGCACCTGGTGGAAAGCCGCACCGAGCGGCCGACGTTTTACATCGACTTCCCCACGTCGGTGTCGCCGCTGACGCGGCCGCATCGCAGCAAGCTCGGAGTCGCCGAACGCTGGGATCTGGTGGCCTGGGGCATCGAGCTCGCTACCGCCTACAGCGAACTCACCGACCCGGTGGAGCAACGACGTCGTCTGCACGAACAATCGCTGCTGGCGGCCGGTGGAGATCCCGAGGCAATGCAGCTCGACGAGGACTTTCTGCAGGCCTTGGAGTATGCGATGCCGCCCACCGGGGGCCTCGGCATGGGCGTCGACCGGGTAGTCATGCTGATCACCGGACGCAGTATTCGCGAGACACTCCCATTTCCGTTGGCGAAGCCGCATTAA
- the infC gene encoding translation initiation factor IF-3, whose translation MSTETRVNERIRVPEVRLIGPGGEQVGIVRIEDALRVAADADLDLVEVAPNARPPVCKIMDYGKYKYEAAQKARESRRNQQQTVVKEQKLRPKIDDHDYETKKGHVVRFLEAGSKVKVTIMFRGREQSRPELGYRLLQRLGADVADYGFVETAPKQDGRNMTMVLAPHRGAKTRARARHGEGPAGGDIKPSSN comes from the coding sequence ATCAGCACTGAGACCCGCGTCAACGAGCGCATTCGCGTACCTGAAGTTCGTTTGATCGGCCCAGGGGGGGAACAGGTAGGCATCGTGCGTATCGAAGACGCACTCCGCGTTGCCGCGGACGCCGATCTCGACCTTGTCGAAGTTGCCCCGAATGCCAGACCGCCGGTCTGCAAGATCATGGACTACGGCAAGTACAAGTACGAGGCGGCGCAGAAGGCGCGCGAATCCCGCCGGAACCAACAGCAGACCGTCGTCAAAGAACAAAAGCTGCGACCCAAGATCGACGATCACGATTACGAAACCAAGAAAGGCCACGTGGTGCGTTTTTTGGAGGCCGGATCGAAGGTCAAGGTCACCATCATGTTTCGTGGACGCGAGCAGTCGCGGCCCGAATTGGGCTATCGGTTGCTGCAGCGACTGGGTGCCGACGTTGCCGACTACGGATTCGTCGAAACGGCGCCCAAACAGGACGGGCGCAACATGACGATGGTGCTGGCACCCCACCGCGGCGCGAAAACTCGCGCCAGGGCGCGGCATGGGGAGGGACCAGCGGGCGGCGACATCAAACCTTCATCGAACTAA
- the rpmI gene encoding 50S ribosomal protein L35 — protein MPKAKTHSGASKRFRRTGTGKIVRQKANRRHLLEHKPSTRTRRLEGRTAVAANDTKRVNSLLNG, from the coding sequence ATGCCCAAGGCCAAAACTCACAGCGGCGCCTCGAAGCGGTTCCGCCGCACCGGTACCGGAAAGATCGTCCGGCAAAAAGCCAACCGCCGGCATCTGCTCGAGCACAAACCGTCGACCCGAACCAGGCGTCTGGAAGGTCGTACGGCGGTGGCGGCCAACGACACCAAGCGGGTCAATTCGCTGTTGAACGGTTAG
- the rplT gene encoding 50S ribosomal protein L20, whose protein sequence is MARVKRAVNAHKKRRSVLKASKGYRGQRSRLYRKAKEQQLHSLSYAYRDRRARKGEFRKLWISRINAAARANDITYNRLIQGLKAAGVEVDRKNLADIAVTDPTAFTALVEVARAALPEDVNAPSGEAA, encoded by the coding sequence ATGGCACGCGTAAAGCGGGCAGTCAACGCCCACAAGAAGCGGCGCTCCGTCCTGAAGGCCTCGAAAGGTTATCGGGGCCAGCGGTCCCGGCTCTACCGCAAAGCCAAAGAACAGCAGCTGCATTCGCTGAGTTACGCCTACCGCGACCGTCGCGCCCGTAAGGGCGAGTTCCGGAAATTGTGGATCTCGCGGATCAACGCCGCGGCGCGTGCCAACGACATCACCTACAACCGGCTGATCCAAGGCCTGAAGGCCGCCGGTGTCGAGGTGGACCGCAAGAACCTCGCCGATATCGCGGTCACCGATCCGACGGCGTTCACCGCGCTCGTGGAGGTCGCCCGGGCGGCCCTGCCCGAAGACGTCAACGCGCCCTCCGGAGAGGCCGCTTAG
- a CDS encoding TrmH family RNA methyltransferase translates to MLTERSARVAAAVKLHRHVGRRRANRFLAEGPNLVEAASARGLVREVFVTEVAAQRHETWLTAYDAPVHLVTERAAKALSDTVTPAGLVAVCDMATTRLDDVLTRSPRLIATAVEISEPGNAGTLIRIADAMGAAAVILAGHSVDPYNGKCLRASAGSIFNIPVVVATDPHAVVASLRGAGLQVLASAVDGETSLDDADQLLGLPTAWLFGPESRGLSADVAGEADHRVRIPMSGGAQSLNVAAAAAICLYQSALALGSAR, encoded by the coding sequence GTGCTCACCGAACGATCGGCCAGGGTTGCCGCCGCGGTCAAATTGCATCGCCACGTCGGCCGGCGTCGTGCAAATCGATTTCTCGCCGAAGGCCCCAACCTGGTCGAGGCCGCGTCGGCGCGCGGGCTGGTTCGGGAGGTGTTTGTCACCGAGGTCGCGGCGCAACGGCACGAGACCTGGTTGACCGCGTATGACGCGCCGGTCCATCTGGTGACCGAGCGTGCCGCAAAAGCCTTGTCCGACACGGTTACCCCGGCGGGACTGGTCGCGGTGTGTGACATGGCGACGACCCGCCTGGATGATGTGCTGACCCGCTCACCGCGGCTCATCGCGACGGCCGTGGAGATCAGCGAGCCGGGTAACGCGGGCACGCTGATCCGCATCGCCGACGCGATGGGGGCCGCGGCCGTGATTCTTGCCGGACACAGCGTCGACCCCTACAACGGCAAGTGTTTGCGCGCGTCCGCGGGCAGCATCTTCAACATCCCCGTCGTCGTCGCAACCGATCCGCACGCCGTCGTCGCGTCGTTGCGGGGCGCGGGGTTGCAGGTGCTGGCCAGCGCGGTGGATGGCGAGACGTCCCTCGACGATGCCGATCAACTGCTGGGCCTCCCGACGGCATGGCTGTTCGGCCCCGAATCACGCGGGCTGTCCGCCGACGTCGCCGGCGAAGCGGACCACCGGGTGCGCATCCCGATGTCGGGCGGCGCGCAGAGCCTGAACGTCGCCGCGGCCGCGGCCATCTGCTTGTACCAGAGCGCCCTGGCGCTCGGCTCTGCTCGCTGA